The genomic stretch GTGGTCTCTTCAACCCGTTGACTGGCGGCGCGGCTGGGGCCAATCCGGCCCGGATGGCACAAGCGACCCGCCCCTCCCGTCCCCGCGTGTTCGTGACGCGGGCGCTCCCCGATCCGGTCGAGGCGCGGATGGCCGAATTGTTCGACGTCGTGACCAACGCCGACGACAGCGCGATGGACCGCGATGCGCTGGCGGCGGCGATGGCCGATTGCGACGTGCTGGTGCCGACCGTGACCGACCGGATCGACGGCGACCTGATCCGCGGCGCGCCCGAGCGGCTGCGGCTGATCGCCAATTACGGCGCCGGGTTCGGCCATATCGACCTGAAGGCCGCACGCGCACGCCGCATCGTCGTCACCAACACCCCCGGCGTGCTGACCGAGGACACCGCCGACATGGCGATGGCGCTGATCCTCGCGGTGCCGCGCCGGCTGGTCGAGGGCGACAAGCTGGTACGGTCGGGCAACTGGACCGGATGGTGCCCGACGAGCATGCGCGGCCACCGCATCGGCGGGCGCAAGCTGGGGATATTGGGGATGGGCCGGATCGGGCAGGCAGTGGCGATGCGCGCCCGCGCCTTCGGCCTGCAGATCCACTATCACAGCCGCCACCGCGTCCCCGAAGTGCTCGAGGCGCAGCTGGGTGCGACCTATCACGCCGATCTCGACGCGATGCTGGCGGCGGTGGACAT from Sphingomonas hengshuiensis encodes the following:
- a CDS encoding 2-hydroxyacid dehydrogenase, whose protein sequence is MAQATRPSRPRVFVTRALPDPVEARMAELFDVVTNADDSAMDRDALAAAMADCDVLVPTVTDRIDGDLIRGAPERLRLIANYGAGFGHIDLKAARARRIVVTNTPGVLTEDTADMAMALILAVPRRLVEGDKLVRSGNWTGWCPTSMRGHRIGGRKLGILGMGRIGQAVAMRARAFGLQIHYHSRHRVPEVLEAQLGATYHADLDAMLAAVDILTIHTPHTEATAGLIDARRLALLGPGSWLINTARGEIVEPEALVVALEHGRLAGAGLDVYVDEPAVDPRLIGLSNVVLLPHLASATFEAREATGMKVIANIRTWSDGHRPLDQVLEGWI